The following coding sequences lie in one Actinomyces capricornis genomic window:
- a CDS encoding NAD kinase, with amino-acid sequence MIFRRDLNDKPVPPHRRSAPTGMAVARAERALRAHGVEPVGPDEAGEVDMVLVLGGDGTILRASEVARERDIPLLGINTGHVGFLAEADPDAVEQVVADLVAGRYTVETRTALDVEVLAPDGTSSHQWALNEAALEKRDRARMLEVAIGVDGQAVSSFGCDGLVASTPTGSTAYAFSCGGPVIWPDVQALLLVPIAAHALFTRPLVLGPGSCLEIVVHHAGFGGAEIWCDGRRSLDVPTGSRIRITLAQRPVRLARVNQAPFSTRLVRKLDLPVAGWRALNGGEDDEPCQDPSGDAEGNGS; translated from the coding sequence ATGATCTTCAGGCGCGATCTCAACGATAAGCCGGTCCCGCCCCACCGCCGCTCGGCTCCCACGGGCATGGCCGTGGCCCGCGCGGAGCGGGCGCTGCGCGCCCACGGCGTCGAGCCGGTGGGCCCCGATGAGGCCGGCGAGGTGGACATGGTCCTGGTGCTGGGCGGCGACGGGACGATCCTGCGCGCCTCGGAGGTGGCGCGCGAGCGCGACATCCCCCTGCTGGGCATCAACACCGGGCATGTCGGCTTCCTGGCCGAGGCCGACCCCGACGCCGTCGAGCAGGTGGTGGCCGACCTGGTGGCGGGGCGCTACACCGTGGAGACCCGCACCGCCCTGGATGTGGAGGTCCTGGCCCCCGATGGGACGAGCAGCCACCAGTGGGCCCTCAACGAGGCCGCCCTGGAGAAGCGCGATCGGGCCCGCATGCTGGAGGTGGCCATCGGCGTGGACGGCCAGGCCGTGTCCTCCTTCGGCTGCGACGGCCTGGTGGCCTCCACCCCCACCGGCTCGACCGCCTACGCCTTCTCCTGCGGCGGGCCCGTCATCTGGCCCGACGTCCAGGCCCTGCTGCTGGTGCCCATCGCCGCCCACGCCCTGTTCACCCGGCCACTGGTGCTGGGGCCGGGCTCCTGCCTGGAGATCGTGGTGCACCATGCGGGCTTCGGGGGCGCCGAGATCTGGTGCGACGGGCGCCGCAGCCTGGATGTGCCCACCGGTAGCCGCATCCGCATCACCCTGGCGCAGCGCCCCGTGCGCCTGGCCCGGGTCAACCAGGCCCCCTTCTCCACGCGCCTGGTGCGCAAGCTCGACCTGCCCGTGGCGGGGTGGAGGGCCCTCAACGGGGGCGAGGACGATGAGCCCTGCCAGGACCCCAGCGGTGATGCCGAGGGGAACGGGTCGTGA
- a CDS encoding TlyA family RNA methyltransferase, with product MARLIRIDSELARRGLARSRTHAAELLAQGRVTLDGMVVTKPARQVNPAQAIEVLAAADGARAESPDGPAGATGPRGRGDYVSRGALKLVGALDALGARGLAPRVEGRRCLDAGASTGGFTDVLLRRGAAHVVAVDVGYGQLAWSLQSDPRVTVLDRTNVRTLDPRAVAPAPELVVGDMSFISLTLVLEPLLAAAAPQADLLLMVKPQFEVGRERLGRGGVVRDPALHRESVLSVAAHAHALGIGVRAIAASPLPGPAGNVEYFLAMRAGGADGPGDLTGEELEAQAKRAVAEGPAGTGGAGRSPQ from the coding sequence ATGGCGCGCCTCATCCGCATCGACTCCGAGCTGGCCCGCCGCGGCCTGGCCCGCTCACGCACGCACGCCGCCGAGCTGCTCGCCCAGGGGCGCGTCACCCTCGACGGCATGGTCGTCACCAAGCCCGCGCGCCAGGTCAACCCGGCCCAGGCCATCGAGGTCCTGGCCGCGGCCGACGGGGCCCGGGCCGAGAGCCCCGATGGCCCCGCGGGAGCCACCGGGCCCCGGGGGCGGGGCGACTACGTCTCGCGCGGGGCCCTCAAGCTCGTCGGCGCCCTGGACGCCCTGGGGGCCCGGGGCCTGGCCCCCCGGGTGGAGGGGCGCCGCTGCCTCGATGCGGGCGCCTCCACCGGGGGCTTCACCGATGTCCTGCTGCGCCGGGGCGCCGCGCATGTGGTGGCCGTCGACGTCGGCTACGGCCAGCTCGCCTGGTCCCTGCAATCCGACCCCCGGGTCACCGTCCTGGACCGTACCAATGTGCGCACCCTGGACCCCCGGGCGGTGGCGCCGGCCCCCGAGCTGGTCGTGGGCGACATGTCCTTCATCTCCCTGACCCTGGTCCTGGAGCCCCTTCTGGCGGCCGCCGCACCGCAGGCCGACCTGCTGCTCATGGTCAAGCCCCAGTTCGAGGTGGGCCGGGAGCGCCTGGGGCGTGGGGGAGTGGTGCGCGACCCCGCCCTGCACCGGGAGTCGGTGCTCAGTGTCGCCGCCCACGCCCACGCCCTGGGCATCGGCGTGCGGGCCATTGCCGCCTCGCCCCTGCCCGGGCCTGCGGGTAATGTGGAGTACTTCCTGGCCATGCGCGCCGGCGGGGCCGACGGCCCGGGCGACCTGACCGGGGAGGAGCTGGAGGCCCAGGCCAAGCGCGCCGTCGCCGAGGGGCCCGCAGGAACCGGCGGCGCAGGAAGGAGCCCTCAGTGA
- a CDS encoding HAD-IIA family hydrolase, with protein sequence MTTPAPQAPAASQRATLLGCAQPLDEAYDVALLDLDGVCFAGEARVPHAADSVNAARGAGMRLSFVTNNASRTPQAIVDKLAANGIQARAEEVFSAAMDGAALLGEHVPAGSTVLVVGGQGVRQALTDAGFAVTSTAQDQPVAVVQGWDPGVDWAMLSEATYAIGQGALHVATNLDSTLPTERGFALGNGSLVAAVVNATGKQPLAGGKPTPGIYQRALARSGGARPLAIGDRLNTDLVGARTAGFPGLHVLTGVSTARDVVLATPGERPSFVHTDLRGLTRPHPQPTAVQDQGRTWWQVGDQRARVTEGRLELAGAGVLSTSATVVLDAYRALVAAAWDHADTLAESQTRAAQAGSWLHEALRVPELDVVAP encoded by the coding sequence ATGACGACCCCCGCCCCTCAGGCACCAGCCGCGTCACAGCGCGCCACCCTCCTGGGCTGCGCCCAGCCCCTGGATGAGGCCTACGATGTCGCCCTGCTCGACCTCGACGGCGTGTGCTTCGCCGGCGAGGCCCGGGTGCCCCACGCCGCCGACTCGGTCAACGCCGCGCGCGGGGCGGGCATGCGCCTGTCCTTCGTGACCAACAATGCCTCGCGCACCCCCCAGGCCATCGTCGACAAGCTCGCCGCCAACGGCATCCAGGCCAGGGCGGAGGAGGTCTTCAGCGCCGCCATGGACGGCGCGGCCCTCCTGGGCGAGCACGTGCCCGCCGGCTCCACCGTCCTGGTCGTCGGCGGCCAGGGGGTGCGCCAGGCCCTGACCGATGCGGGTTTCGCCGTGACCTCCACAGCGCAGGACCAGCCGGTGGCCGTGGTCCAGGGATGGGACCCGGGCGTGGACTGGGCGATGCTCTCCGAGGCCACCTACGCCATCGGGCAGGGCGCCCTGCACGTGGCCACCAACCTGGACTCCACCCTGCCCACCGAGCGCGGCTTCGCCCTGGGCAACGGCAGCCTCGTGGCCGCCGTCGTCAACGCCACCGGCAAGCAGCCGCTGGCGGGCGGCAAGCCCACCCCGGGCATCTACCAGCGGGCCCTGGCCCGCAGCGGGGGCGCCCGCCCCCTGGCCATCGGCGACCGCCTCAACACCGACCTGGTAGGGGCGCGCACCGCCGGATTCCCCGGGCTGCACGTCCTGACCGGCGTATCCACCGCCCGCGACGTCGTCCTGGCGACCCCCGGCGAGCGGCCCAGCTTCGTGCACACCGACCTGCGCGGACTGACCCGGCCCCACCCCCAGCCCACCGCGGTCCAGGACCAGGGCCGCACCTGGTGGCAGGTCGGGGACCAGCGCGCCCGCGTCACCGAGGGCCGCCTGGAGCTGGCCGGCGCCGGGGTGCTGTCCACCTCCGCCACGGTGGTCCTGGACGCCTACCGGGCCCTGGTGGCCGCGGCCTGGGACCACGCCGACACCCTCGCCGAGTCCCAGACTCGGGCCGCGCAGGCCGGCTCCTGGCTTCACGAGGCGCTGCGCGTCCCCGAGCTCGACGTCGTCGCACCCTGA
- the tyrS gene encoding tyrosine--tRNA ligase: protein MKDVLEELQWRGLVAQHTDIDALRAALEAGPVTFYCGFDPTAPSLHHGHLVAVKVMRHLQLAGHRPLALVGGATGLIGDPRAKGERSLNTKDVVAGWARELQAQLERLLDFQGDNPARIVNNLDWTQEMSAIDFLRDLGKNFRMGTMLSKDIVARRLASDEGISFTEFSYQVLQANDYLELFRRHGCTLEIGGNDQWGNLVGGMDLIHKVEGASVHVMTNPLITKADGTKFGKTEGGAVWLDPRMLSPYAFYQFWLQVDDEDVVRFLKVFTFLEREEIERLEAATAANPKAREAQRVLAQEVTTWVHGAQALAQAQAATAALWGRGDLNELDADTLRAATADLATTELVVGTSTIVDLLVGTGLEKGRSAARKTVAAGGAYINNVKVTDEDAPVSDEQVLAGGVVLVRKGRRNLAAARTA, encoded by the coding sequence GTGAAGGACGTCCTGGAGGAGCTGCAATGGCGGGGCCTGGTGGCCCAGCACACCGATATCGATGCTCTGCGCGCGGCACTGGAGGCCGGTCCCGTCACCTTCTACTGCGGCTTCGACCCCACCGCCCCCTCCCTGCACCACGGGCACCTCGTGGCGGTCAAGGTCATGCGCCACCTCCAGCTGGCCGGGCACCGCCCACTGGCGCTGGTGGGAGGCGCCACCGGCCTCATCGGCGACCCCCGGGCCAAGGGGGAGCGCTCCTTGAACACCAAGGACGTCGTGGCCGGATGGGCCCGGGAGCTGCAGGCCCAGCTCGAGAGGCTCCTGGACTTCCAGGGCGACAACCCCGCGCGCATCGTGAACAACCTGGACTGGACCCAGGAGATGAGCGCCATCGACTTCCTGCGCGACCTGGGCAAGAACTTCCGCATGGGCACGATGCTCTCCAAGGATATCGTGGCCCGGCGCCTGGCCAGCGATGAGGGGATCTCCTTCACCGAGTTCAGCTACCAGGTCCTCCAGGCCAATGACTACCTCGAGCTCTTCCGCCGCCACGGCTGCACCCTGGAGATCGGGGGCAACGACCAGTGGGGCAACCTCGTGGGGGGCATGGACCTCATCCACAAGGTCGAGGGCGCCTCGGTCCACGTCATGACCAACCCCCTCATCACCAAGGCCGACGGCACCAAGTTCGGCAAGACCGAGGGCGGGGCCGTGTGGCTGGACCCCCGGATGCTCAGCCCCTACGCCTTCTACCAGTTCTGGCTCCAGGTCGACGACGAGGACGTGGTGCGCTTCCTCAAGGTCTTCACCTTCCTGGAGCGCGAGGAGATCGAGCGCCTGGAGGCCGCCACCGCCGCCAATCCCAAGGCCCGCGAGGCCCAGCGGGTCCTGGCCCAGGAGGTCACCACCTGGGTGCACGGCGCCCAGGCCCTGGCCCAGGCCCAGGCCGCGACCGCGGCCCTGTGGGGCCGGGGCGACCTGAACGAGCTCGATGCGGACACGCTGCGGGCCGCGACGGCGGACCTGGCCACCACCGAGCTGGTGGTGGGCACCTCCACCATCGTCGACCTCCTGGTGGGCACCGGCCTGGAGAAGGGCCGCAGCGCCGCCCGCAAGACAGTGGCCGCCGGCGGGGCCTACATCAACAACGTCAAGGTCACCGACGAGGACGCGCCGGTCAGCGACGAGCAGGTCCTGGCCGGGGGAGTGGTCCTGGTCCGCAAGGGCCGGCGCAACCTCGCCGCCGCCCGGACCGCCTGA
- a CDS encoding endonuclease III domain-containing protein → MAPGTAAPGTTVIGTAAPGAPAPGSTAEAGGPRPSFRDLLAALRRELGEASHWPAQSGFEIMTGAVLVQHTSWRSVQRSLEHLRRAGALDPAVLLSMDEATLAGLIRPSGFMTGKARSLRALAAWLTSGPGRSATTLDDDALRARLLALPGVGPETADVISLYVYHRPRFIWDAYARRMLSVVGYPVGRDYEGTRRLLEPVVAGEGLSAAEHQELHWLVVTAGPSARAREGWGAYLGRPGGSHRR, encoded by the coding sequence ATGGCACCCGGCACCGCGGCACCCGGCACCACCGTGATCGGGACCGCCGCCCCCGGCGCGCCAGCTCCCGGCAGTACGGCGGAGGCGGGCGGCCCCCGACCCTCCTTCCGCGATCTGCTCGCCGCCCTGCGCCGCGAGCTGGGGGAGGCCTCCCACTGGCCCGCGCAATCCGGCTTCGAGATCATGACGGGAGCCGTTCTGGTGCAGCACACCAGTTGGCGCAGCGTCCAGCGCAGCTTGGAGCACCTGCGCCGGGCCGGAGCCCTCGACCCCGCCGTGCTGCTGTCGATGGACGAGGCCACGCTGGCCGGGCTCATCCGCCCCTCGGGATTCATGACCGGCAAGGCCCGCAGCCTCAGGGCCCTGGCCGCCTGGCTCACCAGCGGCCCGGGCAGGAGCGCCACCACCCTCGACGACGACGCCCTGCGCGCCCGCCTGCTCGCACTTCCCGGCGTCGGCCCCGAGACCGCCGATGTCATCAGCCTCTACGTCTACCATCGCCCCCGCTTCATCTGGGACGCCTACGCCCGCAGGATGCTCAGTGTGGTGGGCTACCCGGTGGGCCGGGACTACGAGGGCACCCGGCGCCTCCTGGAGCCCGTGGTGGCCGGCGAGGGGCTCAGCGCCGCGGAGCACCAGGAGCTGCACTGGCTGGTGGTCACCGCGGGCCCCTCTGCCCGGGCCCGGGAAGGCTGGGGCGCCTACCTGGGCCGCCCAGGCGGATCCCACCGGCGCTGA
- a CDS encoding class I SAM-dependent methyltransferase: protein MRRRRRAAAPLARRAGRGRDRQQGPVGLEQYWNHNTAFHGEIVRDAARRGGRVLDVGCGDGLLLARLAPVTGEQVGIDTDDAALARARARLGALGDDSQDSASDDSHASHGRADGGTAGAAVPVRLERADLLCQDLPARLGTFQTVTCVAVLHHLPLRPALHRLAALVAPGGRLIIIGLAATATPWDWAVAAASVLPARLAGWLHHETADIGVPTAPAREPLTRIRAAAAEILPGARIRRRLHYRYRLTWDRPARAEPQKARGPATRDGAGGAGPP from the coding sequence ATGAGACGACGACGGCGGGCGGCGGCGCCCCTCGCCCGACGGGCGGGGCGGGGCCGCGACCGGCAGCAGGGGCCCGTGGGGCTGGAGCAGTACTGGAACCACAACACGGCCTTCCACGGTGAGATCGTGCGCGACGCGGCCCGACGCGGCGGACGGGTCCTCGACGTCGGCTGCGGCGACGGGCTGCTCCTGGCCCGCCTGGCACCGGTGACCGGTGAGCAGGTCGGGATCGACACCGATGACGCCGCCCTGGCACGGGCCCGCGCGCGACTGGGCGCTCTCGGTGATGACAGCCAGGACAGTGCCAGCGATGACAGCCATGCCTCTCACGGCCGCGCCGATGGCGGGACGGCCGGCGCCGCCGTCCCGGTGAGGCTGGAGCGCGCCGACCTGCTCTGCCAGGACCTGCCTGCGCGCCTGGGGACCTTCCAGACCGTCACCTGCGTCGCCGTCCTCCACCACCTGCCCCTGCGCCCCGCACTGCACCGCCTGGCCGCGCTCGTGGCCCCCGGCGGACGGCTCATCATCATCGGCCTGGCCGCCACGGCCACTCCGTGGGACTGGGCCGTGGCCGCGGCCAGTGTCCTGCCCGCCCGCCTGGCCGGATGGCTCCACCACGAGACCGCGGACATCGGGGTCCCCACCGCCCCCGCCCGCGAGCCGCTGACCCGGATCCGGGCCGCCGCCGCCGAGATCCTGCCCGGTGCACGGATACGGCGCCGCCTCCACTACCGCTACCGGCTGACCTGGGACCGACCCGCCAGGGCCGAGCCCCAGAAGGCACGCGGCCCGGCGACACGGGACGGCGCTGGCGGGGCGGGGCCACCATGA
- a CDS encoding MarR family winged helix-turn-helix transcriptional regulator yields MRTRYQGPEASPGLLLWRATLAWQRDVTAALGPLGLTHSQFVILACVCWLEDHERAGTQAGISAQAGMDAKNTSQVLKRLERDGLVTRQADPGDARARIVRATGSGRRLCEQAVPAVEAVDEAYFAAHPALREALLSGPARP; encoded by the coding sequence ATGCGCACCAGGTACCAGGGCCCCGAGGCCAGCCCAGGGCTGCTCCTGTGGCGCGCCACACTGGCCTGGCAGCGGGATGTCACTGCCGCGCTCGGCCCCCTGGGCCTGACCCACTCCCAGTTCGTCATCCTGGCCTGCGTGTGCTGGCTGGAGGATCATGAGCGGGCGGGCACCCAGGCGGGGATCTCCGCCCAGGCCGGGATGGATGCCAAGAACACCAGCCAGGTCCTCAAGCGCCTGGAGAGGGACGGCCTGGTGACCCGGCAGGCCGATCCGGGCGATGCCCGGGCCCGGATCGTGCGCGCCACGGGCAGTGGGCGCAGGCTGTGCGAGCAGGCGGTCCCCGCCGTCGAGGCCGTCGACGAGGCCTACTTCGCCGCCCATCCCGCCCTGCGCGAGGCCCTGCTCAGCGGCCCGGCTCGGCCATGA
- a CDS encoding DNA-3-methyladenine glycosylase, which translates to MLAGDPVEVAPRLLGAIITSCSEQGAVSIRLTEVEAYAGELDPGSHAYRGRTARNASMFEAAGCVYVYFTYGMHYCLNLVCGAAGQSRAVLLRGGEVSGGVELARGRRPAATSDRDLARGPARLCAALGLDRGDDGIVLGGPGSRLSLALPEPSCAPDPGRIRTGPRTGVSGPGGDGEAFPWRFWLEGEPTVSPYRAAARRRP; encoded by the coding sequence CTGCTGGCCGGCGACCCGGTGGAGGTGGCGCCCCGCCTACTGGGCGCGATCATCACCTCGTGCAGCGAGCAGGGCGCGGTGTCCATCCGGTTGACCGAGGTCGAGGCCTACGCAGGTGAGCTCGATCCCGGCTCCCACGCCTACCGGGGGCGCACCGCCCGCAACGCCTCGATGTTCGAGGCGGCCGGCTGCGTCTACGTCTACTTCACCTACGGCATGCACTACTGCCTCAACCTCGTGTGCGGTGCGGCCGGGCAGTCCCGGGCGGTGCTGCTGCGCGGGGGAGAGGTCAGTGGCGGCGTCGAGCTGGCCAGGGGGCGCCGCCCGGCCGCCACGTCGGACCGGGATCTGGCCCGCGGCCCGGCCCGGCTGTGTGCCGCCCTGGGGCTGGACCGGGGAGATGACGGCATCGTCCTGGGCGGGCCCGGATCGCGCCTGAGCCTGGCCCTGCCCGAGCCGTCCTGCGCCCCGGACCCCGGGCGGATCCGCACGGGTCCGCGCACCGGGGTCTCGGGCCCGGGCGGGGATGGCGAGGCCTTCCCCTGGCGCTTCTGGCTGGAGGGGGAGCCCACCGTCTCCCCGTATCGGGCCGCGGCGCGTCGTCGCCCGTAG